TTTTCTATCCTGTTTACTTTTAAAACTGCTTATAAGCTttcaatatttgcttttcatgaACACTTTGGTACTCTAGCTTATATAGGTGAAACACTCGGGAAAGCAAACtcttttcctgtaaaaattAACATAAAGCATATTATTCAACTGGACTATCAACTGTACATTGTCTCTATCAGTTACACCAGGGAACTGAAAAAGTGCATGAGACTCATGTAACTAATGATTAGCAATGGCTAAATATTATTTAGCAAATATatcttttgaagtatttttctattttagaCAGTTTATTCATCAAATACTCTTTTTGTGGCATTCAAATAGCTCTGTGGGTGTTCAAATATTATTCAGTACAGGCATTATTCATATCATGCCGATGAGCTTTGACTGTAATGTATTCAGCAAatagtttttttcaaatatttcatcatCTCTCCCAACTAACCCAACATGAAAGGAGAATATTAACAACAAGTACATACTCAGGAATTACACGTCAACCAAGAGATCTTCATGAAATAAATCTGCAAAGACTTTTGAATAACTGAGTGCAGGAATTTGGCAATCTGTTTGCAGACTATTTGGGAGAGAAAAGGGCAAGATTCACCAGATAAATTATTCATTGTTAATTATATGCTTAGTGTAGTGATGATGGTTATGACAGCCCAACTAGAACATTTTTATACTCACGGAAAATTTCTATGCATGGAGgtgaaaatgtaaaacaatCCTCTGTATTGTAAATAGATGGTAAACATTCTtcagaggggggaaaagaatcCCCTTTAATAAACTCCACTTTCTATCATCATGCTTATACTCAGGATTTCTTTTGTGATGCCTCTCACTGAAAGAGCTATGCCAATGCACTAAGCTGGATTCTGATCCCACAGGCACTTATACCAACACTTAAAGTACTTGCTTGGTATTCGCTTCGCTTGAGGCATCATTATGTGGTCCCCATGCAAAACAGCATCACGCTGATGAGAATGAGAATTAAAAGAGATTAACTCGTCCCTGAAAGTTAGgaacagagaaaagagagataAGAGGCAAAGAAGCATTAACAAATAACCAGAATTTCCTAGGTCTTAAAATTTACTATTTGTACTGGAAGTCTTAAAACAATTTATATGAGAGAATGTATCTGACTGATTTGAGATTGTCTCATATAATGACTCTGTCACTCTAGTTTTGGCCTCGTGAAGCATTGTAGCATTTTGTGCTAAACCAGTTCCACAGAAGAGTAAAAAGTACTACATTGATAATTAAAGTCTAAATTCCTGATTTTTTGTGTGAAATGCAGCTGGCTGGCTCTTACTGATCCAAGAGATGTGGCAAGAATTGAGAGCAAAACTGTCATCATCACTCAAGAACAGAGAGATACCACCCCAATCCCTAAAAGTGGAACAAGCCACCTGGGTCGCTGGATGTCTGAAGAAGATTTTGAGAAAGCCTTCAACACCAGGTTCCCAGGCTGCATGCAAGGTGGGCAAGCAAAGGACGGTTAACACTGAACTTCTAGGATTACAGAGACACTACTACTAGTTACTGTAAACTTTGAAGAAAGATTTTAGCTGATGGTTTAGGATTATACTGCTGGTTATAACCTCACTTTACTGGTTTCATCTGGAGTATTACCAGAAATTGAAATGCCTGTGCAAGGCTAGTCCTCAGTTTCTATCCGTCATTCTTCTCTTCGTAAAGAGAGGTAATGTAAGGTAGGAAAATGGgggtgatttttttcaggaagtcACACAACAACTAAGCAGCAGGTAGGAAGTGAGGTGAGAATGGAAAAATCCCATTTCCAGCAACAATTTCAGCAATTTACACCAACAGAGAACTTTGCCTCCACCCACCTTTAGCCCTGGTTAGACAGCTTGAACAGCTGCTTGCAGCATTTAAGATTAACATTTTTGCTACACAATGAGACAAATAGAAAACTACAGATCTTTAAACTTCATCAGAAACACCCGCAAGACAAACCACTTTTAAAGGAGCGTGAAAAAACCTACGTGCTAATAAAGCATGTTCCAAAAGTTCCTTGTTTTGCTCTTTGCCACATCTTGCTACTCCCTGTTTCTACAGGACGCACAATGTATGTCATCCCCTTCAGCATGGGGCCCATTGGGTCTCCTTTGTCCAAGATTGGGATTGAGCTGACAGACTCACCGTACGTAGTGGCCAGCATGAGGATCATGACACGAATGGGAGCGGCTGTTTTGAATGCCCTGAACAATGGGGAGTTTGTAAAATGCCTTCACTCAGTCGGATGCCCTCTGCCGCTGAAAGGTAAGACATGAAAGAACTGTCACCCCTAGAAATTCCACGGGGCGTGTTTTAGAGCTGACCCTGTGTTCCAGCACACGAGAGGCATTTCAACATAGGCGACCAGGATGGTTTGTGTAACAACACTAGGTTCAGAACACaattaaaggaattaatttcaaTAAGAGTTGCATGGAAAGGAGATTATTATCCCTAGTACTTATCAGGGGGGTTTCCTTTGAAGCATCTGGTATGGCTTGCCATCAGAGGCTCGACGCTGATGAAACAGTGTGATCCAGCATGGAAATTGCTGCATTCATGAGTACAACATTCTGTTCCGCAGAACCATTAATCAACAACTGGCCGTGCAACCCAGAGTTAACACTGATTGCCCATCTCCCGGATCGCAGAGAGATAATTTCATTTGGCAGTGGCTATGGAGGAAACTCcttactggggaaaaaatgctttgctCTCAGAATTGCCAGCAGAATCGCCAAAGAGGAAGGCTGGCTAGCTGAGCACATGCTGGTAAGAGACATTAAATCATGTGTGTTTGAACAACCATCAAACCCTAAACTAGCTCAACATAAATACATCACACCTTGGTATCAATGAAATTAGTCTCATATGGATAGTCCTGTAACATTAGGTATGAATTTATCACATGGCAGTCCTAAGAGTAACAGGAAACTGGTTGCAAGGTTAACtaccaaacattttaaaatagtacCAAGCTTTCTAAAATAGTACCTGTAAAGTCAAAAACCAAGAAGAATTTGGAACTTTCGACAGTGGCTACTTCTAGGCAGAGCAAAGTACTTGAGCAGAGCCTGATAGTCATCACTGGGCATTCGCACTCCCCCTACAAGTCTAAAAGCGAATGATTAATACAAGTTTGGAAAATAgtctttgttatttaaaaagacaTCCATGCTTTCAAATGTGTAAATATTACATTTCATAAATGAGTTCTGCTCTGTACCCTTCCTGCTTTTACTTTCTGCTGccattgaaaacattttattgccATTAAataccactgaaaaaaaattcaaagtgcataagaaaacagagaaaatatctACTCTGAGAACTGCATTAAGTGCTTTCACTCTGTTCCAGCCATGCAGCCAAAAACATTGCctggttttcttctgtctcaGTTGAGAAACACATCTTTATACAAGTCTGCGTATCATtaatcagcaaaataaaaataggtgTTTGAATTATACACATACCTGacataatttaaaaagataACTCCTTACAGATATTTTAAGGGCAAGAGTACACTTTTTGATGAATAAAATACAGTTGGAGTTATTTGTCGACTATATTACGTAGTGCATAATTAAATTtgcataattaaatattttatcattacGACTTGCTGAGAGACaatcttcaaaatgaaaaatgaaagaaaaaaaagactgtttaaCAGTTGCATTCATTTTTCAATAGATCCTGGGCATTACCAATCCAGAAGgtgaaaagaagtattttgctgCAGCATTCCCTAGTGCATGTGGAAAAACTAACTTGGCCATGATGAACCCAAGCCTGCCAGGATGGAAAATTGAGTGTGTGGGTGATGACATTGCCTGGATGAAATTTGATGAACAAGGTACGGAACTGAGATTGTGTTCTTTTACAATCCAGTACAGGATGCTTTTTGGAGCAGGACATGCTAGAAAATTCTGGacagaataaaaatagtttGATTTACTTATATTTTGTCATTTAACTTCCAGGCAACTTAAGGGCAATCAATccagaaaatggcttttttggTGTTGCCCCTGGAACCTCAGTCAAAACAAACCCCAATGCTATTAAAACCATATTCAAGAACACCATCTTTACCAACGTAGCAGAAACCAGTGATGGTGGTGTCTATTGGGAAGGTATCGATGAGCCACTAGCACCAGGAGTAACAGTGACTTCATGGAAGAACAAGGATTGGACCCCAGATGATGGTAACATAACTCACTCCACTGTCTGTCTTGGTCTTCTCTGCTGAATTCAAATTAATTCTGCTGCTATAACCTTTGTCTCGTATTTTGAACAGGGGAACCCTGTGCTCATCCCAACTCACGATTTTGCACCCCAGCCAGCCAGTGCCCCATCATAGACCCGGCATGGGAATCACCTGAAGGCGTTCCTATCGAAGGGATAATATTTGGGGGCCGCAGACCTGCTGGTAAGAACTGACCATAGAGGGCTTAAAACACAATTGGGCATAGCCACAGATTTTACTCTCGCACCTGCAAAAGCAGGTAAAAACCATGTTAGCGTGGCTTCTCTGTGTTAGCCTTTGACACACACACATTTCCAGCCACTGGTGTTGAAGTGCCTGAATTCTCAGAGGCGAACACAAAACAGGTAGTTATAATAAAGGGCTGGAGAGAGACAAGGACCCACCAACCTGGGTAATATGTAGGCAAATTGCTGTACTTATCTCAATTTGCTTGCTGCCTAACTAGTTCAGgtaggaaatggttagagaaaTGAACCAGCTATAGCCAGTTTACAGCAAAGGAAGTAAAATTTATTGATCAATGAAAGGTCAACCAAAGCTGGAGCAAAAATTGAAGGAGTGCTAGGTCTGAGTCCAATATGACCACAAGAAAAGATCCTATTTCCAAGAAAACCTGCTGGGGGTTCTGAGGTTCCAGATATTTCTCACCAAGCAACTAAACACGGATGCGTTCAGTAATCAGTAGCCAGTTTTGAAAATAGTCATATAAACTTCTTTGCTGTGAGAAGATAGGAAATGAactgattaagaaaaaaacaggaaaaaatagaatACACTGAACAGCCACATCCATACAGCAGTATCTCAGGTAGAAAAACCTGCTATAAGAATGTTTCTGGACCTCTGAAGCAATTTTGTTCTTTACAGGTGTGCCTCTTGTATATGAGGCCTTTAACTGGCAGCATGGAGTATTTATAGGAGCAGCTATGAGATCTGAAGCAACTGCAGCTGCTGAGCACAAAGGTAAATCAAAATTTAATCTGCCTACCTGTATTAAAAGCAATCCTCTCTGGACTGCCTGCCCTGtcctcttcccctgctcttTCACATTTCAGTCTCGGCAGCTCATTTTGCAACCTGTGCATTTgcacaacagaaaatatttgtattggAAGTAAAAAACAAATTCTCTGTAAAATTCAAATTAAGCAAGATAATCCTGTAGGTGGCACAGGCATGGGGTTGCCAGAAGCCTCCAAGTGGAGTCTTTGTTACAGTCTGAGATAAATAAACTTAAATTTTCTCTCCAGCCAGATCTCAACATACACGAATGATGAAAACCAGCTCTTGAGGATCTTTCTTTAGGCTGCCTGACCTGAGATTTAAGAAATTTAATTTCCACCGATTAAAAAAGTTGACGTGTACATTTTTTGAACATCAGGGAAAATGCTTGTCTTATGTCTTAAAGTACTAAAACCTGGGAGgatctgaatctttgtgctttAGAATAAATGTGCTGTTACCTAACATTCTCCATTTGTATTTTGAACAGGCAAGATCATCATGCATGATCCATTTGCCATGAGACCTTTCTTTGGTTACAACTTCGGCAAATACTTGGCGCACTGGCTCAGCATGGCACATCGTCCAGCTGCAAAGCTACCAAAGATCTTCCACGTTAACTGGTTCCGGAAGGACAGCCAAGGGAAATTCCTGTGGCCTGGCTACGGAGAGAACTCCCGTGTGCTGGAGTGGATGTTTAACAGAATCGAAGGGAAAGCTTCTGCCAAACCAACTGCCATAGGTTACACCCCCACTGACACCGCTTTGAACTTGAAGGGTTTAGAAGACGTCAACTTGACTGAACTGTTTGATATCTCCAAAGAGTTCTGGGAAAAAGAGGTAGAAGACATCAAACAATACTTTGAAATGCAAGTTAATGCTGACCTTCCCTATGAAATAGAAAGGGAAACACTCGCCTTAGAGATGAGGATAAAACAGTTGTAGCTGATCAAACCCACATTTATTTATCGGTCCACGCATGCTAAGACAGGACAAACACATTTTACCAAGTAATCACTGGAAGCATAACAGCACTCTGATGGGCAGGGGGTTATAATGAAAGTGGGTCTTAAGTCTAGTTAGAATATAGATAGACCTAGTGATTTATAACTACATCAGTTGTTGTGAATAGGCGAACAGCTGTGGGAATATATGTGCACGTGGTCTTCAATACCCTCACCTGTCACTTAGGTGCACGTATATCTATGATCTAAGGTACTTGCTTAGTTCTGCATTTACAATCCAAATCAATCCAGCCTTCAACACATAGAACACTGTTTCTATCACACAAGCCTCTAGAGTGACAGACTCTAgaggaaagataaaataaaattaggcGCTGTATATATGTATTACCTAAACATATTTAAtggcttaaatattttttagaaaaatgaagttataaCTTTTATCAGAGTGAAAGATGACTTTGTATTACTAGTGCATATTTATGATATTCCTGTTATATGTGCTTCACATTCCTGTGATTTCCAGATGTTTCGGATGGCTTGTTCTTTAAACtattgaaataaatgtttatataaaatataaccTCATCTCCAGTTTTCTCACTGTTTATAGCCTACATGCATATAAATTGGGCTCCCTGTCAATACCACAACACAGAGATACTCACATGTGGAAGTTAAATGTTTAATAGCACTGACTTGCTACTCCCAAGTCAACTAGTTCAAGCCACTTATCATCTTTGCAACCTTTATTCAAGTTATCAGCTGTGACCAGACATTCAGGTAGTGATGTTTTCTCCATAACTGAGCACTGATAGTTACTTCAGGCCTTTATGAAATAAACTGCCCTCTAGGAAAGCTCCATATTAGGACCTCATAGAATTTGTCTCTATTCCATAGCATCTTTGCTTTTGCAATAACTAGGGGAACTGTTAAAGTAAAGACAGTTTGAGAAGAGTTTTCTGGACTTGTTGAGATGCCTAAAGCCTTAGAGCTCAACAAAAATAGGAGTAGGAGTCTGTGTGGGCTTCCTTCCAGATCCAAGATAATAAAACCATCCCATGATCTCCCTATTAAGGGTGTCCTTTACATGCTTCCCACTTCCCTGGCTTTTTCACTTTGAATGCTTGATCTCCAAAAATAtattgcaaatatttgcttAGCAAAGAGAAAATCACTTATACTGTGTAATAAGCTTTTTTTATACATCCCTCTTCCTTGCAAAACAAACAGTCCCAGGGCTGGTCAACAGATGCCCTTTGAAGTTTGCTAGGAGAGCTCACATTCTGAAAAGCTTCCAGCCACCTTCTGACTCCGTGTTTAGGACATAACACAAACATTATCAATTCTGCAGTGAATAATACAGCATAAGTCAATATATAGATTGGACAAAACCCAGACAACAAAAAGCTGTGACAAAAGCAGGAGAGCAGTGCAGCCTCCATAGAGATGATCATCAGCTGACCTGCTTGCTGGTCAAAGCCCACATCTGCACAGATGCAGGTTTCCCATGGGGTTATCTTTAGCGTGTGTACTCTTGAGCAGGCcccaaattaaaagaaaaatcaagatggAAGATAGGAAATAAATCAGAGGAAGTGAGCAAAGAGAGACTAGCATATCCACTCTTCAGATTAAAGGACTAATATCATGTGtataaaataaagttatttataAAGTAATCCTATAAATAGTCAGTGAAAGGCTTGGGCCATTCCCAAACTGATATGGCAGTACTGGAGCTTGTACTTGGATAAGTTTAAGGAAGAACTAAGATATCTAAGAAAATCTGTCATACTAATACCAGAGTTATTGCCCGCTGCAGTCTGCATTTCTTATGGGCCTCATGAGAGGATCCTAGACCTGAGCAGCATAAATATCTTCCAAGTACCTTTTGAAATGCTGCTGAGGAGATGTATAGAAGCTTGAGGCTTTCTGAAATGCTCTGAGCAGCTTCAGCGTGCTGTTCTGCCTTCTGAAACACAACCAGGCTCAATATTCTGTatatgacaaaagaaaaaacttgtACTTCATGCTAAAGGAATCTGAGACAAAGGCCCAAGCCCTGCAAACATGTGGACATGGGAGAACCAACTGACACCAGCCCCATAAAACGCTGCTTAATGAGGAGCCTAAATAACCGTGATCTTGTAGCACACACCCAGCTAGCCAGGTTGGTATGGTGAGATGCTAACTGCCTTGAGAACTTCGTACCCCTGCCCAAACAATAGGGTTTCATATTCTGATTGAACccttgccttctcctcctcaacCCAAGAGGCTGACAGACCTTCCTTCtcttcactgctgctgcccTCAGAGTTCTCCTctaggtatttttttccatatgacACGACACAACTCATGGGAAGTGACTATCACGAGCACTTCtggtaaaaatatttaaaccatTTGGAGATCTCACACTCCACATATTTTAACCACATGCACCTTTTCAAACACTGCTCAGAGACTGACGGGCATGCAAATCACTCTGGAAACTACAGAAAACGGGGAAGAAACCTGCTGTTCTCTTAAGGCTGAGaacaagaaaataactttttgcaTGAGTCATTCAACAGCTCCTTTGTATGTAAATATATCCGCAACCCATCAGCATCTATGGGGAGTACAATTTA
The DNA window shown above is from Phaenicophaeus curvirostris isolate KB17595 chromosome 18, BPBGC_Pcur_1.0, whole genome shotgun sequence and carries:
- the PCK1 gene encoding phosphoenolpyruvate carboxykinase, cytosolic [GTP], giving the protein MPPQLKAEVNVMPKVVQGDLQSLPPEVRDFIESNAKLCQPESIHICDGSEEENKKILDIMVEQGMIKKLSKYENCWLALTDPRDVARIESKTVIITQEQRDTTPIPKSGTSHLGRWMSEEDFEKAFNTRFPGCMQGRTMYVIPFSMGPIGSPLSKIGIELTDSPYVVASMRIMTRMGAAVLNALNNGEFVKCLHSVGCPLPLKEPLINNWPCNPELTLIAHLPDRREIISFGSGYGGNSLLGKKCFALRIASRIAKEEGWLAEHMLILGITNPEGEKKYFAAAFPSACGKTNLAMMNPSLPGWKIECVGDDIAWMKFDEQGNLRAINPENGFFGVAPGTSVKTNPNAIKTIFKNTIFTNVAETSDGGVYWEGIDEPLAPGVTVTSWKNKDWTPDDGEPCAHPNSRFCTPASQCPIIDPAWESPEGVPIEGIIFGGRRPAGVPLVYEAFNWQHGVFIGAAMRSEATAAAEHKGKIIMHDPFAMRPFFGYNFGKYLAHWLSMAHRPAAKLPKIFHVNWFRKDSQGKFLWPGYGENSRVLEWMFNRIEGKASAKPTAIGYTPTDTALNLKGLEDVNLTELFDISKEFWEKEVEDIKQYFEMQVNADLPYEIERETLALEMRIKQL